A DNA window from Citrobacter tructae contains the following coding sequences:
- a CDS encoding alkene reductase, whose product MSSEKLFSPLKVGAITAANRVFMAPLTRLRSIEPGDIPTPLMAEYYRQRASAGLIISEATQISAQAKGYAGAPGIHSAAQIEAWKKITAAVHTEQGHIAVQLWHTGRISHVSLQPNGQPPVAPSALSAGTRTSLRDENGLATRADTSMPRALETEEIPGIVNDFRQAIANAREAGFDMVELHSAHGYLLHQFLSPTSNQRTDQYGGSVENRARLVLEVVDAGIKEWGADRIGIRVSPIGSFQNVDNGPNEEADALYLIEQLGKRGIAYLHMSEPDWAGGEPYSDAFREKVRARFHGPIIGAGAYTPEKAEALIEKGLIDAVAFGRAYIANPDLVARLQHKAELNPQRAESFYGGGAEGYTDYPTL is encoded by the coding sequence ATGTCATCTGAAAAATTGTTTTCCCCGCTCAAAGTGGGTGCTATCACAGCGGCAAATCGCGTCTTTATGGCCCCGCTGACGCGTCTGCGCAGTATCGAACCTGGCGACATCCCGACTCCGCTGATGGCCGAGTATTATCGTCAACGCGCCAGTGCGGGCCTTATCATCAGCGAGGCCACGCAAATTTCCGCCCAGGCTAAAGGTTACGCCGGAGCCCCAGGCATCCACAGCGCAGCGCAAATTGAAGCCTGGAAAAAAATCACCGCTGCCGTCCATACAGAGCAAGGTCATATTGCCGTACAGCTGTGGCATACCGGTCGTATCTCTCACGTCAGCCTGCAGCCAAACGGACAACCGCCGGTTGCTCCTTCCGCCCTCAGCGCCGGTACCCGGACCTCGCTGCGCGATGAAAATGGCCTGGCCACACGTGCCGATACCTCTATGCCGCGCGCCCTGGAAACCGAAGAAATTCCGGGAATCGTCAATGATTTCCGACAGGCGATCGCCAACGCACGCGAGGCTGGATTTGACATGGTCGAGCTGCACTCAGCGCATGGCTATTTGCTGCATCAGTTCCTGTCGCCAACCTCTAACCAGCGTACCGATCAGTATGGCGGCAGCGTCGAAAATCGCGCGCGTCTGGTGTTGGAAGTCGTCGACGCCGGGATCAAAGAATGGGGCGCAGATCGGATTGGTATTCGCGTGTCCCCTATCGGTTCATTCCAGAACGTCGATAACGGTCCGAATGAAGAAGCCGATGCGCTGTACTTGATTGAACAGCTTGGCAAACGCGGTATCGCTTATCTGCACATGTCCGAGCCTGACTGGGCCGGTGGTGAGCCGTACAGTGATGCATTCCGCGAGAAAGTTCGCGCACGTTTCCACGGTCCGATTATTGGTGCCGGGGCCTACACGCCAGAAAAAGCAGAAGCGCTGATTGAGAAAGGGTTGATCGACGCCGTCGCCTTTGGCCGCGCCTATATTGCTAACCCAGATCTGGTCGCCCGTCTGCAGCACAAAGCGGAACTGAACCCGCAGCGCGCGGAGAGTTTCTACGGCGGCGGAGCGGAAGGTTACACCGATTATCCTACCCTGTAA
- a CDS encoding TetR/AcrR family transcriptional regulator, protein MNKATEHDTREHLLATGEQLCMQRGFTGMGLSELLKTAEVPKGSFYHYFRSKEAFGVSMLERHYAAYHLRLATHFESGAGNYRDRIIAYYQETLNQFSQHGMISGCLTVKLSAEVCDLSEDMRTAMDTGARHIITLLAQALEKGRDTRCLSFTGEPLQQAQVLYALWLGANLQAKMSRSATPLEYALAHVKTIIATPGV, encoded by the coding sequence ATGAACAAAGCAACTGAACACGACACACGTGAACATCTTTTGGCGACCGGCGAGCAGCTTTGCATGCAGCGCGGCTTCACTGGTATGGGTTTAAGCGAACTGCTGAAAACCGCCGAGGTGCCCAAAGGATCGTTTTACCACTATTTTCGCTCTAAAGAAGCGTTCGGTGTTTCTATGCTTGAGCGCCATTACGCGGCCTACCATCTGCGGCTGGCCACGCATTTTGAGTCAGGTGCCGGAAACTACCGCGACAGAATTATCGCCTACTATCAGGAAACCCTGAATCAGTTTAGTCAGCACGGCATGATTAGCGGCTGCTTAACCGTAAAACTGTCTGCCGAAGTGTGCGATCTCTCAGAAGATATGCGTACGGCGATGGATACCGGCGCGCGGCACATTATTACCCTTTTGGCGCAGGCGCTGGAAAAAGGTCGCGACACGCGCTGTCTGTCGTTTACCGGCGAACCGTTGCAGCAGGCGCAGGTGCTGTATGCGCTGTGGCTGGGGGCCAACCTGCAGGCCAAGATGTCTCGCAGTGCCACCCCGCTGGAATATGCGCTGGCGCACGTTAAAACCATCATTGCAACGCCTGGCGTTTAA
- a CDS encoding DUF1289 domain-containing protein: MAEQLEFFPVQSPCRGICQSDERGFCRGCFRSRDERFNWQKMSDAEKQDVLRLCRQRLMRKLRANKPSLPEEPQQPSLF, from the coding sequence GTGGCCGAACAGCTGGAGTTTTTCCCCGTCCAGAGCCCGTGTCGCGGGATCTGCCAGTCCGACGAGCGCGGATTTTGCCGGGGATGTTTTCGTAGCCGGGATGAGCGTTTTAACTGGCAGAAAATGAGCGATGCCGAAAAGCAGGATGTGCTGCGCCTGTGTCGCCAGCGTCTGATGCGTAAATTACGTGCAAACAAACCCAGCCTCCCTGAAGAACCGCAACAACCTTCACTCTTTTAA
- a CDS encoding aldo/keto reductase codes for MVQRITIAPQGPEFSRFVMGYWRLMDWNMSARQLVSFIEEHLDLGVTTVDHADIYGGYQCEAAFGEAMKLAPHLREKMQIVTKCGIATTARAENTLGHYITDSDHIIASAEQSLKLLATDHIDLLLIHRPDPLMDADEVAEAFKKLHHSGKVRHFGVSNFTPAQFSLLQSRLPFTLATNQVEISPVHQPLLLDGTLDQLQQLRIRPMAWSCLGGGRLFNDDAFQPLRNELAVIAQELNAQSIEQVVYAWILRLPSRPLPIIGSGKIERVRAAIEAESLNMSRQQWFRIRKAALGYDVP; via the coding sequence ATGGTTCAGCGTATTACTATTGCGCCGCAAGGCCCGGAATTTTCTCGCTTTGTCATGGGGTACTGGCGTCTGATGGACTGGAATATGTCCGCGCGACAGTTAGTCAGCTTTATTGAGGAACATCTGGATCTGGGCGTCACTACTGTCGATCACGCCGATATTTACGGCGGGTACCAGTGCGAAGCGGCATTTGGCGAGGCGATGAAGCTGGCTCCGCATCTGCGCGAAAAAATGCAGATTGTGACCAAATGCGGTATCGCCACCACTGCGCGCGCGGAAAATACCCTGGGTCACTACATCACCGACAGCGATCATATTATTGCTAGCGCGGAGCAGTCGCTGAAACTGCTGGCGACCGACCATATTGATCTGCTGCTGATCCACCGTCCCGATCCGCTGATGGATGCCGATGAGGTGGCAGAGGCGTTTAAAAAACTGCATCATAGCGGCAAAGTACGCCACTTTGGCGTATCTAACTTTACGCCCGCGCAGTTTTCACTGCTGCAATCGCGTCTGCCGTTTACCCTTGCAACCAATCAGGTCGAGATTTCACCAGTACATCAGCCACTTCTGCTGGATGGTACCCTGGATCAACTACAGCAACTGCGCATCCGGCCGATGGCTTGGTCCTGTCTTGGTGGTGGGCGGTTGTTCAATGATGATGCTTTCCAGCCGCTTCGCAATGAACTTGCCGTGATTGCGCAAGAGCTAAATGCGCAATCTATTGAGCAGGTGGTGTACGCGTGGATCCTCCGTCTGCCATCTCGGCCGTTGCCGATTATTGGATCAGGAAAAATTGAACGTGTTCGCGCCGCCATTGAGGCCGAATCACTGAACATGTCCCGTCAGCAATGGTTCCGTATCCGTAAAGCCGCGCTGGGTTACGACGTACCGTAA
- the sodC gene encoding superoxide dismutase [Cu-Zn] SodC: MKRLSIAIITLLACAVAQAASEKVEMNLVTSQGVGQAIGSVTIAETAKGLEFTPDLKALPPGEHGFHVHANGSCQPAIKEGKASAAESAGGHFDPHKTGKHEGPEGAGHLGDLPFLVVNAEGYAKTAVIAPRLKSLDEIKGKALMIHMGGDNMSDQPKPLGGGGARYACGVIK; this comes from the coding sequence ATGAAGCGTTTGAGTATAGCCATAATCACCTTACTGGCCTGCGCGGTCGCGCAGGCTGCCAGTGAGAAAGTGGAGATGAACCTGGTGACGTCGCAAGGCGTTGGTCAGGCGATTGGGTCAGTCACCATTGCTGAAACCGCAAAAGGGCTGGAGTTTACGCCAGATCTGAAGGCACTGCCGCCGGGTGAACATGGTTTTCATGTGCATGCAAATGGTAGCTGTCAGCCTGCTATCAAAGAGGGTAAAGCCTCGGCTGCGGAATCTGCGGGCGGACATTTTGACCCGCATAAAACCGGCAAACATGAAGGCCCGGAAGGTGCCGGACATTTGGGTGATTTGCCTTTTTTGGTTGTTAATGCTGAAGGATATGCCAAGACAGCAGTCATCGCTCCGCGTCTGAAATCACTGGATGAGATTAAAGGTAAGGCGCTGATGATCCACATGGGCGGCGATAATATGTCCGATCAACCGAAACCGCTCGGCGGTGGCGGAGCGCGTTACGCTTGCGGAGTAATTAAATAA
- a CDS encoding HlyD family secretion protein: MSLKTIKYFSTIIVAVTAVLAGWWMWNYYMQSPWTRDGKVRAEQVSITPQVSGSITSLHIKDNQFVNAGDVLFVIDKTPFHIAELNAQAQLAKAQSDLAKANNEANRRRHLSQNYISAEDLDTANLNVKAMQASVGAAEATLRQAQWQLTQTEVKAPVAGWVTNLSTRRGDYATTGKPLFALVDSRSFYVMGYFEETKLRHIREGAPALITLYSGNVKLQGHVSSIGRAIYDQSVESDSGLIPDIKPNVPWVRLAQRVPVRIEFDALPHDVTLVSGTTCSVSIGPQK; encoded by the coding sequence ATGTCGCTCAAAACCATTAAATACTTCTCCACTATTATAGTCGCTGTTACCGCCGTTCTCGCGGGTTGGTGGATGTGGAATTATTATATGCAGTCCCCCTGGACACGTGACGGCAAAGTCCGTGCGGAGCAGGTCAGCATCACGCCGCAGGTATCCGGAAGTATCACCAGCCTCCATATTAAAGATAATCAGTTTGTTAACGCTGGCGACGTGCTATTTGTTATCGATAAGACGCCGTTTCATATTGCTGAACTGAATGCTCAGGCGCAGTTAGCGAAAGCGCAGTCCGATCTGGCAAAGGCTAACAACGAAGCCAATCGCCGCCGTCATCTGTCGCAAAATTATATCTCTGCCGAGGATCTGGACACGGCCAACCTCAACGTAAAAGCGATGCAGGCGAGCGTTGGGGCCGCTGAGGCCACTTTGCGACAGGCTCAGTGGCAACTGACTCAAACGGAAGTGAAAGCGCCGGTCGCCGGTTGGGTGACAAATCTTTCTACGCGCCGTGGAGATTACGCGACTACCGGTAAGCCCCTGTTTGCCCTGGTCGACAGCCGCTCATTTTATGTGATGGGATATTTTGAAGAGACCAAGCTTCGCCATATTCGTGAGGGAGCACCGGCGCTGATTACGCTGTACAGTGGCAACGTAAAGTTACAGGGTCACGTATCCAGCATTGGCCGTGCGATTTACGATCAAAGCGTAGAGAGCGACTCCGGCCTTATACCTGATATCAAACCAAACGTACCGTGGGTAAGACTGGCGCAACGGGTGCCCGTGCGTATCGAGTTTGACGCTCTACCACACGATGTCACCCTGGTTTCGGGCACGACCTGCAGCGTATCCATCGGTCCGCAAAAATGA
- a CDS encoding DUF1656 domain-containing protein, whose amino-acid sequence MKFMFNATGLPLQDLMIGASVYFPPLFKAIIPGFILWLVAHRLLRDWMYSGEIWHPLLMDLSLFALCVCLGFVMLIAW is encoded by the coding sequence GTGAAGTTTATGTTTAATGCAACAGGACTGCCCCTACAAGATTTAATGATCGGTGCATCTGTCTACTTTCCTCCACTTTTCAAAGCGATTATCCCCGGATTTATCCTCTGGCTGGTTGCCCATCGCCTGCTACGAGACTGGATGTACTCCGGTGAAATCTGGCATCCCTTGTTAATGGATTTGTCGCTCTTTGCGCTTTGCGTGTGTCTGGGCTTTGTTATGCTGATTGCGTGGTGA
- the slyA gene encoding transcriptional regulator SlyA has product MKLESPLGSDLARLVRIWRALIDHRLKPLELTQTHWVTLHNIHQLPPDQSQIQLAKAIGIEQPSLVRTLDQLEEKGLISRQTCASDRRAKRIKLTEKAEPLIADMEAVINKTRSEILEGISAEEINLLIKLVARLEHNIIELQSQG; this is encoded by the coding sequence ATGAAATTGGAATCGCCATTAGGTTCTGATCTGGCACGGTTGGTGCGCATTTGGCGTGCTCTGATTGACCATCGCCTAAAACCTCTGGAGTTGACGCAGACGCATTGGGTTACGCTGCACAACATTCATCAGTTGCCGCCGGATCAATCGCAGATTCAGCTGGCTAAAGCGATTGGTATTGAGCAGCCTTCACTGGTGCGTACGCTTGACCAACTGGAAGAAAAGGGACTCATTTCACGACAGACTTGCGCCAGCGATCGTCGGGCAAAGAGAATTAAACTGACGGAGAAAGCCGAACCGCTGATTGCTGATATGGAAGCGGTAATCAATAAAACGCGCAGCGAGATTCTGGAAGGGATTTCAGCTGAGGAAATTAATCTGCTGATTAAGCTGGTTGCCCGACTGGAACACAATATCATTGAGCTACAGTCTCAGGGCTGA
- the slyB gene encoding outer membrane lipoprotein SlyB — MIKRALIVSLMGLSLAGCVNNDSLSGDVYTASEAKQVQNVTYGTIVHVRPVQIQGGDDANVIGAIGGAVLGGFLGNTVGGGTGRSLATAAGAVAGGVAGQSVQGAMNKTQGVELEIRKDDGNTIMVVQKQGATQFASGQRVVMASNGREVTVSPR, encoded by the coding sequence ATGATTAAACGTGCACTGATTGTTTCATTAATGGGATTATCTTTAGCGGGTTGCGTTAACAACGATAGTCTTTCAGGTGACGTGTATACCGCATCCGAAGCGAAACAGGTTCAGAACGTGACCTACGGTACTATCGTTCATGTTCGTCCGGTGCAAATTCAGGGTGGTGATGACGCTAACGTGATCGGCGCTATCGGTGGTGCAGTACTCGGTGGATTCCTCGGTAACACCGTAGGCGGCGGTACTGGTCGTTCATTAGCCACGGCGGCAGGTGCGGTAGCGGGCGGTGTTGCAGGTCAAAGCGTCCAGGGTGCGATGAATAAAACCCAGGGTGTGGAACTGGAAATCCGTAAGGATGACGGCAATACCATCATGGTGGTGCAGAAACAAGGCGCAACCCAATTCGCTTCTGGCCAGCGTGTAGTGATGGCAAGCAACGGCAGAGAAGTTACCGTTTCTCCACGCTAG